One window of Flavobacterium dauae genomic DNA carries:
- the glsA gene encoding glutaminase A — MQKLLFSKLFVLFVIVNMSCFSLNAQKKSTIATDNKITEKVLQDILDKNKHFATQEKVADYIPELGKMSADAIAFSVVDANGKVISVGDVSKKFTIQSISKIIALMVAVQENGEETVFKNMGYFGSDKPFNHFGSLEISGKPLNPMMNAGAILTTSMIKGDGEIAFQKVLKTVRFITKNESINYNTAVYQSEKETGHRNRGMFYIMKNSGLITGTEDQLDNYFKQCSIEVTAEDLAKIGYFFANECVRFDGDSTYKNTDLSNLIQSQMLTAGMYEFSGEYARRIGLPSKSGVGGGITVSVPGKMGIGVFSAPLDSHGNSVAGYQMILDFSKKFHLNIFRP; from the coding sequence ATGCAAAAATTACTTTTCTCAAAACTGTTTGTGCTATTTGTTATAGTAAATATGAGTTGCTTTTCTTTAAATGCTCAGAAAAAATCAACAATAGCAACCGATAATAAAATTACCGAAAAAGTTTTACAGGATATTTTAGATAAAAACAAACATTTTGCAACACAAGAAAAAGTTGCCGATTATATTCCCGAATTAGGAAAAATGAGTGCCGATGCCATTGCTTTTTCTGTGGTTGATGCGAATGGGAAAGTTATAAGCGTTGGCGATGTTTCTAAAAAATTTACCATTCAAAGTATTTCTAAAATTATTGCGTTGATGGTAGCTGTTCAGGAAAATGGCGAAGAAACTGTTTTTAAAAATATGGGCTATTTTGGATCAGACAAACCTTTTAATCATTTTGGAAGTTTGGAAATATCGGGCAAACCATTAAACCCAATGATGAATGCCGGAGCCATTTTAACAACTTCTATGATTAAAGGCGATGGCGAAATTGCTTTCCAGAAAGTTTTAAAAACGGTTCGATTTATTACTAAAAACGAAAGCATAAATTACAATACAGCAGTGTATCAATCTGAAAAAGAAACCGGACACCGCAACCGTGGAATGTTTTATATTATGAAAAACAGCGGATTGATCACCGGAACCGAAGATCAATTAGACAATTATTTTAAACAATGTTCTATTGAAGTTACAGCAGAAGATTTGGCTAAAATTGGTTACTTTTTTGCCAATGAATGTGTACGTTTTGATGGTGATTCCACTTACAAAAATACCGATTTATCTAACCTGATTCAATCGCAAATGTTAACAGCCGGTATGTACGAATTTAGTGGCGAATATGCCCGCAGAATTGGTTTACCAAGTAAATCGGGCGTTGGTGGCGGAATTACCGTAAGTGTTCCCGGTAAAATGGGCATTGGCGTTTTTAGTGCACCTTTAGACAGTCACGGAAATTCGGTTGCGGGTTACCAAATGATTTTAGATTTTTCGAAAAAATTCCATTTGAATATTTTTCGACCTTAA